One genomic segment of Catalinimonas alkaloidigena includes these proteins:
- the pyrR gene encoding bifunctional pyr operon transcriptional regulator/uracil phosphoribosyltransferase PyrR produces MKQIKQIIDQPLLEVVLSRLCHQLLENHTPFDNTVLLGLQPRGIQLADRIKARLEKIIGQKVPLGYLDTTFHRDDFRRRSSPLTASTTNVPFLIEDKEVILVDDVLYTGRTVRAAMDAMITFGRPSKVELLVLINRKYARHLPVEADYIGQSVNTLDSQRVEVLWEEQGDQDGVWLSNKQENKA; encoded by the coding sequence ATGAAACAAATAAAACAAATCATAGATCAGCCTTTGCTGGAAGTAGTCCTGAGCAGGCTATGTCATCAACTACTGGAAAATCATACTCCTTTTGATAATACCGTACTCCTGGGATTACAGCCCAGAGGGATTCAGCTTGCCGACCGAATTAAAGCCAGGCTTGAGAAAATTATCGGACAAAAGGTGCCGCTGGGCTATCTGGATACCACTTTTCATCGAGATGATTTCAGGAGAAGAAGCTCACCCCTGACAGCCAGCACTACCAATGTACCCTTCCTGATTGAAGATAAAGAAGTTATCCTGGTGGATGATGTGCTCTACACCGGGCGCACCGTTCGGGCTGCGATGGATGCTATGATTACCTTTGGCCGCCCCAGCAAAGTAGAATTACTGGTATTAATCAATCGTAAATACGCTCGACATCTGCCTGTTGAAGCTGACTACATTGGCCAGTCAGTTAATACGCTGGATAGTCAGCGGGTAGAAGTATTATGGGAAGAGCAGGGAGATCAGGATGGTGTATGGTTAAGCAATAAACAAGAAAACAAAGCATGA
- a CDS encoding tetratricopeptide repeat protein, protein MRFLHNYTLLSTWLYFFITYLFFSTQTFAQEHEQADSLWSLLTDLQDTSQVHLRQKLARTYQHNYPDSAMAYGQEALRLSEELNYDKGKADALLHIGVLKRDKGNFTEALEDIFVALDIYQAISDSVQIGNAYNDISIVYGLSNDLATSRDYFHKALDVFRRTGDTQGESYALNNIGAIYEEEGRLEKAKEYYLASMAIKQKRKDLYGISRGYNALGNLSINQKHYEEALNYFFRADSLFIRRNDDIARTHNLKSIAQAYLALDELYLARDHAQQSYAISKRLNNKRSLEISLSTLADICAAQEDFQAAYQYQVLHEEVTDSLHKESEEAYLAELKARFDNEYQKTEIALLKNEKLLQEASIVQQRTMIFSLGVGLLITLAFSIALYKANLDNKQKNKLLAIKNKEIQQQSYELSEQKYDLVKLNQTKDKLFSIISHDIRSPLNTLKGFSGLLTHEVSIMNGHEMQRMSKQINTALDNLSQLLDNLLNWSLMQTGNAKPEFTSVDINELINFNINLYQATASEKEIRLVQESDQNVYAWADYQSVNTVIRNLLSNSIKFSYPKSTIYIHAAQHEDFVEVSVIDQGVGMSEDVLNSIFSIDKKQSQKGTRNETGSGFGLTLCHELIHQNQGQLRVNSKLQEGSTFSFSLPLYKKKGDKIIK, encoded by the coding sequence ATGCGATTTCTACATAATTATACTTTACTCTCCACCTGGCTCTATTTTTTTATCACCTATTTATTCTTCAGTACACAAACCTTTGCGCAGGAGCATGAGCAAGCTGATAGCCTGTGGAGCCTGCTCACCGACCTACAGGATACCAGTCAGGTCCATCTGCGTCAAAAGCTTGCCCGTACTTATCAGCACAACTACCCGGACAGTGCTATGGCTTATGGACAGGAGGCGCTTCGTTTATCTGAAGAGCTCAACTATGATAAGGGCAAAGCTGACGCCTTGTTGCATATCGGGGTATTAAAAAGAGACAAAGGGAATTTTACCGAGGCACTTGAAGATATATTTGTCGCATTGGACATTTACCAGGCAATAAGCGATAGTGTACAGATAGGCAATGCTTATAATGACATCAGTATTGTGTATGGCCTTTCCAATGATTTAGCTACTTCCAGAGACTATTTTCACAAGGCGCTGGATGTGTTTAGGCGCACCGGAGACACTCAAGGCGAATCTTATGCATTAAATAACATTGGAGCGATCTACGAAGAAGAGGGCAGGCTGGAAAAAGCAAAGGAGTATTACCTAGCTTCTATGGCTATTAAGCAAAAAAGGAAAGATTTATACGGAATTTCCAGGGGATATAATGCGCTAGGAAACCTATCCATAAACCAAAAGCATTACGAAGAAGCGCTTAATTATTTTTTCAGGGCAGACAGCCTGTTCATCAGGCGCAATGATGATATCGCCCGCACACATAATCTGAAATCCATTGCACAAGCTTATCTTGCATTGGATGAGCTTTATCTCGCCAGAGACCATGCCCAGCAAAGCTATGCCATCTCAAAACGATTGAATAACAAGCGGTCTCTGGAAATTTCCCTAAGCACACTGGCTGATATTTGTGCTGCTCAGGAAGACTTTCAGGCGGCTTATCAGTATCAGGTGCTTCATGAGGAGGTAACTGACAGCCTGCATAAGGAGAGTGAAGAAGCGTACCTTGCTGAACTAAAAGCCAGATTTGACAATGAATATCAAAAAACAGAAATCGCTCTGCTAAAAAATGAAAAACTACTGCAGGAGGCATCCATCGTTCAGCAGAGAACCATGATTTTTTCTTTGGGGGTCGGGTTATTAATTACCCTGGCTTTTTCAATAGCTTTGTATAAAGCAAACCTTGACAACAAACAAAAAAATAAGCTACTGGCCATCAAAAATAAAGAGATTCAGCAACAGTCTTATGAGCTCTCAGAACAAAAATATGACCTGGTTAAACTCAACCAGACTAAAGACAAACTTTTTTCAATCATCTCACACGATATCCGAAGTCCGTTAAATACTTTAAAAGGTTTTTCTGGCCTGCTCACGCATGAGGTAAGCATCATGAATGGGCATGAGATGCAGCGCATGAGTAAGCAGATCAATACTGCGCTGGACAATTTGAGCCAGTTGCTGGACAACCTACTCAACTGGTCACTGATGCAGACTGGAAATGCCAAACCGGAGTTTACTTCAGTGGATATCAACGAACTGATCAATTTTAATATTAATCTCTATCAAGCTACTGCAAGTGAGAAAGAAATACGGCTGGTCCAGGAATCTGATCAAAATGTATATGCCTGGGCAGATTATCAGTCTGTCAACACAGTTATCAGAAATCTTTTATCCAACAGCATTAAGTTTTCCTACCCTAAGTCTACAATTTACATCCACGCCGCTCAACATGAAGATTTTGTAGAAGTTTCAGTCATTGACCAGGGCGTAGGAATGAGTGAAGACGTACTCAACAGCATCTTTTCCATTGATAAAAAACAGTCTCAAAAGGGAACCCGCAATGAAACAGGCAGCGGCTTTGGGCTTACGCTTTGCCATGAATTAATCCATCAGAACCAGGGACAATTACGTGTAAACAGCAAGCTTCAAGAGGGTAGCACTTTTAGTTTCTCTTTGCCATTGTATAAGAAAAAAG
- a CDS encoding aspartate carbamoyltransferase catalytic subunit has protein sequence MNALRSKHLLGIKDLSGEEIQLIFQTADSFKEVINRPIKKVPSLRDITIANVFFENSTRTRLSFELAEKRLSADVVNFSSSGSSVKKGETLLDTVNNILAMKVDMVVMRHASPGAPHFLAKHIQANVVNAGDGTHEHPTQALLDTYSIYSKFGSVEGKKVAIIGDILHSRVALSNIFALQKLGAQVMVCGPATLLPRYVKQLGVQVSLDVREALEWCDIANVLRIQLERQQVKYFPSLREYSLYYGINLKLLNSLSKPITIMHPGPINRGVELSSDVADSEHAIILDQVENGVAVRMAVLYLLASKHQN, from the coding sequence ATGAACGCATTGCGCAGCAAACACTTACTGGGTATCAAAGACCTGAGTGGAGAAGAAATCCAACTGATTTTCCAGACAGCCGATAGTTTTAAGGAAGTCATTAACCGGCCTATCAAAAAGGTACCGTCTTTGCGTGATATCACCATAGCCAATGTCTTTTTTGAAAATTCTACGCGTACCCGTCTTTCATTTGAACTGGCGGAGAAAAGACTCTCAGCAGATGTAGTTAATTTCTCATCTTCCGGAAGCTCAGTCAAAAAAGGAGAAACCCTGCTGGATACGGTAAACAATATTCTGGCCATGAAAGTAGACATGGTCGTAATGCGCCACGCCAGCCCGGGAGCCCCCCATTTTCTGGCCAAGCATATACAGGCCAATGTCGTAAATGCTGGCGACGGTACCCATGAACACCCTACCCAGGCCTTGCTGGACACTTACTCTATTTATTCAAAGTTTGGTAGTGTGGAAGGAAAAAAGGTAGCGATCATCGGTGATATTTTACACTCCAGGGTAGCGCTTTCCAATATCTTTGCTTTACAGAAGCTGGGCGCCCAGGTCATGGTCTGCGGCCCTGCCACGCTCCTGCCCCGCTATGTGAAGCAGCTAGGCGTACAGGTAAGCCTGGATGTGCGTGAAGCGCTTGAATGGTGTGATATCGCCAATGTGCTGCGAATTCAGCTGGAAAGGCAGCAGGTCAAATATTTCCCTTCGCTCAGAGAGTACTCACTTTACTACGGCATTAACCTCAAGCTACTGAATAGTTTAAGCAAACCTATTACGATTATGCATCCCGGCCCGATCAATCGCGGGGTGGAATTAAGCAGTGATGTCGCTGATTCTGAACATGCCATTATTTTAGATCAGGTAGAAAATGGTGTGGCGGTAAGAATGGCTGTACTTTATCTTTTGGCCAGCAAGCATCAAAACTAA
- a CDS encoding glycosyltransferase family 9 protein has product MSKKKILILRFSSIGDIVLTTPVARTLKTQLQAEVHYCVKKQYQSILAANPYIDKLHLLDGNLGELITILKAERFDYVIDLHHNLRTLIIKKRLGVKSYSFMKLNVEKWLMTNLKINKLPNVHIVDRYMETVAPLGVKMDSLGLDYFIPEKDEVELEWLPETHQKEYVVYAIGAQFNTKKLPVNRMIELCDRINKPIILLGDKNDRKTGEEIVKFFEKTEASAPLEPQLHRELNKKAIIFNACGQFNLNQSASIVKNARYVFTHDTGLMHIAAAFKKTIFSIWGNTIPMFGMYPYRTKFTIFENNKLSCRPCSKIGYKKCPKGHFKCMQDIVFDFYLP; this is encoded by the coding sequence ATGTCAAAAAAGAAGATTCTGATTCTGCGCTTTTCCTCTATCGGTGATATTGTACTTACTACCCCCGTAGCCCGTACGCTCAAGACACAGCTGCAGGCTGAGGTGCACTACTGTGTAAAAAAGCAATACCAAAGCATATTAGCCGCCAACCCCTATATTGACAAACTTCACCTGCTGGACGGAAACCTGGGGGAACTGATCACAATATTAAAAGCCGAACGTTTTGATTACGTGATTGATCTGCATCATAACTTAAGAACACTTATCATTAAGAAGAGGCTGGGGGTAAAGAGCTACAGCTTTATGAAGCTCAACGTAGAAAAATGGCTGATGACCAATCTTAAGATTAACAAACTTCCCAACGTCCATATTGTAGACCGCTATATGGAAACGGTAGCTCCGCTAGGCGTGAAGATGGATAGTCTGGGGCTGGATTATTTTATTCCGGAGAAAGATGAAGTAGAGCTTGAATGGCTTCCCGAAACTCACCAGAAAGAATATGTAGTATATGCCATTGGTGCTCAGTTTAACACAAAAAAATTACCGGTCAACCGTATGATAGAATTGTGTGATCGCATCAATAAACCTATCATTTTACTGGGTGATAAAAACGACAGAAAAACAGGCGAGGAGATTGTGAAGTTTTTTGAGAAGACCGAGGCTTCAGCACCTCTGGAACCTCAACTGCATAGAGAGCTGAATAAGAAAGCGATCATCTTCAATGCCTGTGGGCAGTTTAACCTCAACCAGTCAGCTTCAATTGTCAAAAACGCCCGCTATGTATTTACCCATGACACCGGGCTGATGCACATAGCCGCTGCCTTTAAGAAAACAATTTTCTCTATTTGGGGTAATACTATTCCAATGTTTGGAATGTATCCTTACCGGACTAAGTTTACCATTTTTGAAAATAATAAATTGTCTTGTCGTCCTTGTTCTAAAATTGGTTATAAAAAATGTCCAAAAGGCCATTTCAAATGTATGCAGGATATAGTCTTTGATTTCTATTTACCATGA